One Synechococcus sp. CC9605 genomic window carries:
- a CDS encoding creatininase family protein produces the protein MDQLRKRFDQLTWPEASHAACQPGATVIWPFGACEQHGPQLPLSTDAVFADGILDYVLCGLEPALPIWRLPCQSIGFSPEHKNFPGTISLSAPLLLDLVDQVGTQLAAMGVQRLVLFNAHGGQIGLLQVAARQLRARCPSLAVLPCFLWSGVEGLADLLPEQELLHGLHAGQAETSLMLQMAPDLVGSARPVDGRPAPGSAPEPPEGWSLEGAAPCAWLTDDLSATGVIGDARQASADLGRCLEDRLINHWQKRFQALLTSDWPPTQSLLSKPSKITPTS, from the coding sequence ATGGACCAGCTCCGCAAGCGATTTGATCAGCTGACGTGGCCCGAGGCCAGTCATGCTGCCTGCCAACCTGGTGCCACGGTGATCTGGCCGTTTGGAGCCTGTGAGCAACACGGCCCCCAATTGCCGCTTTCGACGGACGCTGTTTTTGCTGACGGCATCCTTGATTACGTGTTGTGCGGGCTTGAGCCGGCTCTGCCGATTTGGCGACTGCCCTGTCAGTCCATCGGCTTTTCGCCTGAGCACAAGAACTTCCCCGGAACCATCAGCCTTTCGGCTCCTCTGCTTCTGGATCTGGTCGACCAGGTGGGCACGCAGCTGGCGGCGATGGGGGTGCAGCGCCTTGTTCTGTTCAACGCCCATGGCGGCCAGATCGGTTTGCTGCAGGTGGCAGCCCGACAGCTGCGGGCTCGCTGCCCATCGCTTGCTGTTCTGCCCTGCTTCCTCTGGAGTGGTGTCGAGGGGCTAGCGGATCTGTTGCCTGAGCAGGAGTTGCTCCATGGTCTTCATGCCGGCCAAGCCGAAACCAGCTTGATGCTCCAGATGGCCCCAGATCTGGTGGGATCGGCCCGCCCGGTGGATGGACGTCCAGCGCCGGGTTCCGCCCCGGAGCCGCCGGAGGGTTGGAGCCTCGAAGGGGCGGCGCCCTGCGCTTGGCTCACCGACGATCTCAGCGCGACGGGGGTGATCGGGGATGCCCGCCAGGCCTCAGCAGATCTGGGACGTTGTCTGGAAGATCGCTTGATCAACCACTGGCAGAAGCGTTTTCAGGCACTTTTGACCAGCGACTGGCCACCCACCCAAAGCCTTCTCTCCAAACCGTCCAAGATCACGCCCACGTCCTGA
- a CDS encoding aldehyde oxygenase (deformylating), protein MTTLNAPEAPVLEGQDALPDFTTAAYKDAYSRINAIVIEGEQEAHDNYISLGTLIPEQAEELKRLARMEMKHMKGFTSCGRNLGVEADLPFAKKFFEPLHGNFQAALKEGKVVTCLLIQALLIEAFAISAYHIYIPVADPFARKITEGVVKDEYTHLNYGQEWLKANFEASKNELFEANKANLPLIRSMLEDVAADAAVLHMEKEDLIEDFLIAYQEALGEIGFTSRDIARMAAAALAV, encoded by the coding sequence ATGACGACCCTCAATGCACCTGAAGCACCCGTGCTGGAGGGCCAGGACGCACTGCCGGATTTCACGACTGCTGCCTATAAGGACGCTTACAGCCGTATCAACGCCATCGTGATCGAGGGCGAGCAGGAAGCCCACGACAACTACATCTCCCTTGGAACACTGATCCCCGAGCAGGCCGAGGAGCTCAAGCGTTTGGCACGGATGGAGATGAAGCACATGAAGGGCTTCACATCCTGCGGTCGCAACCTTGGAGTTGAAGCCGATCTGCCTTTCGCCAAAAAGTTCTTCGAACCCCTTCACGGCAATTTTCAGGCTGCTCTCAAGGAGGGCAAGGTGGTCACCTGCCTGCTGATTCAGGCCCTGCTGATCGAAGCATTCGCTATTTCCGCGTATCACATATATATCCCTGTGGCCGATCCCTTCGCCCGCAAAATCACTGAGGGTGTGGTGAAGGACGAGTACACCCACCTCAACTACGGCCAGGAATGGCTGAAGGCCAACTTTGAGGCCAGCAAAAATGAGCTGTTCGAGGCCAACAAAGCCAACCTCCCTCTGATCCGCTCGATGCTGGAAGACGTGGCTGCTGATGCTGCCGTCCTGCACATGGAAAAGGAAGACCTGATCGAAGATTTCCTGATCGCTTATCAGGAGGCTCTGGGAGAGATCGGCTTCACCTCCCGCGACATCGCTCGCATGGCAGCAGCTGCTCTTGCCGTTTGA
- a CDS encoding long-chain acyl-[acyl-carrier-protein] reductase produces the protein MFGLIGHSTSFEAARRKAMELGFDHIADGDLDVWCSAPPQLVEHVEVTSPVGTTIEGAYIDSCFVPEMLSRFKTARRKVLNAMELAQKKGINITALGGFTSIIFENFNLLQHQTVRSTTLDWQRFTTGNTHTAWVICRQVENNAPTLGIDLSKAKVAVVGATGDIGSAVCRWLQARTRVGELLLVARQQQPLLDLQQELGGGRILSLDEALPEADVVVWVASMPRTLEIDQDSLKKPCLMIDGGYPKNLDTKVAGGGIHVLKGGIVEFCRDIGWSMMAIAEMERPQRQMFACFAEAMLLEFERCHTNFSWGRNNITLEKMDFIGAASVRHGFSTLNLHPNLQATAA, from the coding sequence ATGTTTGGTCTGATCGGACATTCAACGAGTTTTGAGGCAGCTCGCCGCAAAGCGATGGAACTCGGGTTCGATCACATCGCTGACGGTGATCTCGATGTGTGGTGCAGTGCACCTCCCCAGCTCGTTGAGCACGTGGAAGTCACCAGTCCGGTGGGAACGACCATTGAGGGTGCCTACATCGACTCCTGCTTCGTGCCCGAGATGCTGAGCCGTTTCAAAACGGCCCGGCGCAAGGTTCTCAATGCGATGGAACTTGCCCAGAAGAAGGGCATCAACATCACTGCTCTGGGCGGTTTCACCTCGATCATTTTCGAGAATTTCAACCTGCTTCAGCACCAAACGGTGCGGAGCACCACCTTGGATTGGCAGCGGTTCACCACCGGAAACACCCACACGGCCTGGGTGATCTGCCGTCAGGTGGAGAACAATGCTCCAACCCTCGGCATTGACCTCAGCAAAGCCAAGGTGGCCGTCGTTGGCGCGACTGGTGATATCGGCTCCGCCGTCTGTCGTTGGCTGCAGGCGCGCACCAGAGTGGGTGAGCTTCTACTGGTGGCGCGTCAGCAGCAACCCCTGCTCGATCTCCAGCAGGAACTGGGCGGTGGACGAATCCTGTCGCTCGATGAAGCCCTGCCTGAGGCGGATGTGGTCGTCTGGGTGGCGAGCATGCCCCGCACCCTTGAGATCGACCAAGACAGCCTCAAGAAGCCCTGTTTGATGATTGATGGGGGCTATCCCAAGAATCTCGATACCAAGGTCGCCGGGGGTGGCATCCACGTGCTCAAGGGAGGAATCGTTGAGTTCTGCCGCGACATCGGCTGGTCGATGATGGCTATCGCCGAGATGGAGCGGCCGCAGCGCCAGATGTTTGCCTGCTTTGCCGAAGCCATGCTGCTCGAGTTTGAGCGCTGCCACACCAACTTCAGCTGGGGACGCAACAACATCACCCTCGAGAAGATGGACTTCATTGGTGCGGCATCGGTCCGCCATGGGTTCAGCACCTTGAACCTCCATCCCAACCTGCAGGCCACTGCCGCCTGA
- a CDS encoding acetyl-CoA carboxylase carboxyltransferase subunit alpha, protein MPRRPLLEFEKPLVELEQQIEQIRQLARDSEVDVSQQLQQLESLAARRRQEIFQGLTPAQKIQVARHPQRPSTLDFIQMFCDDWVELHGDRRGNDDQALIGGVGRVGNRAVMLIGHQKGRDTKENVARNFGMAAPGGYRKAMRLMDHADRFRLPILTFIDTPGAYAGLEAEEQGQGEAIAVNLREMFRLRVPVIATVIGEGGSGGALGIGVADRLLMFEHSVYTVASPEACASILWRDAAKAPDAAAALRITGRDLLELGVVDEVLEEPSGGNNWAPLEAGENLRAAIERHLEQLLSLSEQQLREARYSKFRAMGRFLEKTSQDVDKAA, encoded by the coding sequence ATGCCCCGTCGCCCCTTGCTTGAGTTCGAAAAACCGCTCGTCGAGCTTGAGCAGCAGATTGAGCAAATCCGTCAGCTGGCCAGAGATTCGGAAGTCGACGTTTCGCAGCAGCTTCAGCAGCTGGAGAGTCTCGCGGCCCGTCGTCGTCAGGAGATCTTTCAGGGCCTGACTCCAGCTCAGAAAATTCAAGTTGCTCGTCACCCGCAGCGTCCGAGCACGCTGGATTTCATCCAGATGTTCTGCGATGACTGGGTCGAACTGCATGGCGATCGTCGCGGTAACGACGATCAGGCCTTAATTGGCGGTGTAGGCCGGGTGGGCAATCGCGCGGTGATGTTGATTGGCCATCAGAAAGGACGCGACACCAAGGAGAATGTCGCCCGTAATTTTGGGATGGCTGCTCCGGGTGGCTACCGCAAAGCCATGCGGTTGATGGACCATGCCGATCGTTTCCGCTTGCCGATTCTCACGTTTATCGATACACCTGGGGCCTACGCCGGCCTTGAGGCTGAAGAACAGGGTCAGGGTGAAGCGATCGCCGTCAACCTGCGGGAGATGTTCCGCTTGCGCGTTCCGGTGATCGCCACCGTGATTGGTGAAGGCGGCTCCGGGGGTGCCTTGGGCATCGGGGTGGCGGATCGCTTGCTGATGTTCGAGCACAGCGTCTACACGGTTGCCAGCCCTGAGGCCTGCGCATCCATTCTCTGGCGTGATGCGGCCAAGGCGCCTGATGCGGCGGCAGCCTTGCGGATCACGGGTCGTGACCTGCTGGAGCTTGGGGTGGTGGATGAGGTGCTCGAGGAGCCCTCCGGTGGCAACAACTGGGCACCATTGGAGGCTGGAGAAAACCTGCGGGCGGCGATCGAGCGTCACCTCGAACAACTGCTGAGCCTTTCGGAACAGCAACTGCGCGAGGCCCGTTACTCGAAATTTAGAGCGATGGGGCGGTTCCTCGAAAAAACGTCACAGGATGTCGACAAAGCCGCTTAA
- a CDS encoding SDR family oxidoreductase → MPTALITGASRGIGRRTAELLAHQGWDLLLTARSADQLEQLSDQLSSKGVSVASAAVDLTQPDGIAFAMAGLLQQGETPSVLINNAGAAYTGDLLAMPIERWQWLLQLNVTSVMQVCAAVVPSMRENGGLVINISSHAARNAFPQWGAYCVSKAALASFTRCLAEEERSNDIRACTLTLGAVNTPLWDAETVQSDFDRRAMLSVDQAAETLANLAMQPSNQLIEDLTLMPAAGAF, encoded by the coding sequence TTGCCTACGGCTCTAATCACAGGTGCGAGCCGAGGCATAGGTCGCCGAACTGCTGAGCTTCTGGCTCATCAGGGCTGGGACTTGCTGCTCACTGCACGTAGCGCTGATCAACTGGAGCAGCTGAGTGATCAGCTCAGCTCCAAGGGTGTCTCTGTGGCCTCTGCCGCCGTCGACCTGACTCAACCTGATGGCATCGCTTTTGCGATGGCTGGCTTGTTGCAGCAGGGTGAGACCCCTTCAGTGTTGATCAACAACGCGGGGGCTGCTTACACCGGCGATCTATTGGCAATGCCGATCGAGCGTTGGCAATGGCTGCTACAGCTGAATGTCACCAGCGTGATGCAGGTTTGTGCTGCTGTTGTCCCCTCCATGCGTGAGAACGGCGGACTGGTGATCAACATCAGCAGCCACGCCGCCCGCAATGCCTTCCCTCAATGGGGTGCGTATTGCGTCAGCAAAGCTGCCCTGGCCAGCTTCACCCGCTGCCTGGCGGAAGAGGAACGGAGCAACGACATCCGTGCCTGCACCCTCACTCTTGGGGCAGTCAACACACCTCTGTGGGACGCGGAAACCGTACAAAGCGATTTCGATCGTCGTGCCATGCTCTCTGTCGATCAGGCGGCAGAAACACTGGCGAATCTGGCGATGCAACCCAGCAACCAGTTGATCGAAGACCTCACCCTTATGCCGGCCGCCGGCGCCTTCTGA
- the folE gene encoding GTP cyclohydrolase I — MTSTVPFVSNGVANGNGNGSLNPQISARIRERLREAGASFLANDNIADHLQPGELDQLQVEVADKVRDLLRSLVIDIDNDHNTHETAERVAKMYLQEVFKGRYHQQPKVASFPNVKQLDEIYTVGPITVRSACSHHLVPIMGNCWIGIKPGARVIGLSKFTRVADWVFSRPHIQEEAVMILADEIEKLCEPQGLGIIIKAQHYCMKWRGVKEPQTSMVNSVVRGDFRHDPSLKQEFFELVRQQEALLST, encoded by the coding sequence ATGACCTCCACAGTCCCTTTCGTTTCCAACGGCGTCGCCAACGGCAACGGCAATGGCAGCTTGAATCCCCAGATCTCAGCGCGCATCCGTGAACGCTTGAGAGAGGCCGGTGCCTCCTTCCTGGCCAACGACAACATCGCTGATCACCTCCAGCCCGGTGAGCTCGATCAACTTCAGGTTGAAGTTGCAGACAAGGTTCGCGACCTGCTGCGCAGCCTGGTGATCGACATCGATAACGACCACAACACCCACGAGACGGCGGAGCGCGTCGCCAAGATGTACCTCCAGGAGGTGTTCAAGGGGCGTTACCACCAGCAGCCCAAGGTGGCCAGCTTCCCCAATGTGAAACAGCTGGATGAGATCTACACCGTTGGCCCGATCACGGTGCGCTCGGCCTGTTCACATCACCTGGTGCCGATCATGGGCAACTGCTGGATTGGGATCAAGCCGGGTGCCCGGGTGATCGGCCTCTCCAAGTTCACCCGCGTTGCCGACTGGGTGTTCTCCCGCCCTCACATCCAGGAAGAGGCTGTGATGATCCTTGCCGACGAAATCGAGAAGCTCTGTGAGCCCCAGGGTCTCGGCATCATCATCAAGGCGCAGCACTACTGCATGAAGTGGCGTGGCGTGAAGGAGCCCCAAACCAGCATGGTGAATTCCGTGGTGCGCGGCGATTTCCGCCACGACCCCAGCCTCAAGCAGGAGTTCTTTGAGCTGGTGCGTCAGCAGGAAGCACTTCTGAGCACATGA
- a CDS encoding phosphoribosylanthranilate isomerase yields the protein MQPLRDPRPTPELKICGITDPEQAQAIAQMGVQAIGVIGVPATPRFVEPAQRRTLFQMLEEQHPLLHRVWVVANPDDAALEEALNGVGQPSVVQLHGGESVECCQRLKQCYPRQQWWKALRVREPDDLKQLEHYAPHVDALLIDAWSADQLGGTGHRIPLDWVRETELSVPWWLAGGVSAEWVPELLSRVNPQGLDASSRLEERPGWKNLDKVQALVEAVKQG from the coding sequence ATGCAGCCCTTGCGTGATCCCCGCCCTACTCCAGAACTCAAGATCTGTGGGATCACCGACCCCGAGCAGGCTCAAGCCATCGCACAGATGGGCGTGCAGGCGATTGGCGTGATCGGCGTTCCCGCAACCCCACGCTTTGTTGAACCAGCCCAGCGCCGGACCTTGTTCCAGATGCTGGAAGAGCAGCACCCTCTACTGCATCGGGTTTGGGTGGTGGCCAATCCGGACGATGCCGCCCTCGAGGAGGCACTGAACGGAGTAGGGCAGCCCTCCGTGGTGCAGCTGCACGGCGGCGAGTCCGTTGAATGCTGCCAACGCTTGAAACAGTGCTACCCCCGGCAGCAGTGGTGGAAAGCGTTACGGGTGCGTGAACCCGACGATCTCAAGCAGCTCGAGCACTACGCGCCCCATGTGGATGCTCTGCTGATCGATGCCTGGAGCGCCGATCAACTGGGCGGCACCGGGCACCGGATCCCTCTTGATTGGGTCCGCGAGACCGAGCTATCGGTGCCGTGGTGGCTGGCAGGAGGAGTGAGTGCGGAGTGGGTTCCGGAACTGCTCAGTCGCGTCAATCCTCAAGGGCTCGATGCCTCAAGCCGACTGGAGGAACGGCCCGGATGGAAAAACCTCGACAAGGTTCAAGCCCTTGTCGAGGCTGTGAAACAGGGTTGA
- a CDS encoding site-2 protease family protein, which produces MGEGWQVLKIGGIPLRLQPSWLFAVAIFTTLFQSRYATTAPVTVSWGLGLLTTLLLFSSVLLHELGHALMALREGVKVLSITLFHLGGIARVEKECPTAMGNLRIAAAGPIVSLVLAFGMLAGAAALSDTQPLATQLLSQVGLLNLMLGLFNLLPGLPLDGGLILKALVWQLSGSQQKGVQVASASGRALSMLMILLGGVLLWQGWGLNGLLLMLIGWFGLSANRNQTQMLQLQTVLRELKVEAAAGKCFRVLEADQTLRRLSQLRLTASEAEGPADWVLVCKSGRWVGWIDDQPLKVLPVQQWDQQRLEDHLRPLTELPSITSSASLVDAVPALETASQGRLLVVSAAGLPSGTLDRMDVGDAVLKRLGVTLPPAILNEARKRNSYPLGLTMLPQMVQTMQAQSAEPDASSTSNS; this is translated from the coding sequence GTGGGAGAGGGCTGGCAGGTGCTCAAGATTGGCGGAATTCCCCTGCGGCTCCAGCCCAGCTGGTTGTTTGCCGTGGCGATCTTCACCACGTTGTTTCAATCCCGCTACGCGACCACGGCCCCGGTAACGGTGAGTTGGGGGCTGGGATTGCTGACCACCTTGTTGCTGTTCAGCTCCGTGCTCCTGCATGAATTGGGCCATGCCCTCATGGCTCTGCGGGAAGGGGTGAAGGTGTTGAGCATCACCCTGTTTCATCTAGGCGGCATCGCGCGGGTGGAGAAGGAATGCCCCACCGCCATGGGCAATCTGCGCATTGCTGCTGCTGGCCCGATCGTGAGTTTGGTGCTCGCCTTCGGGATGTTGGCAGGGGCTGCAGCGCTGTCGGACACCCAGCCCTTGGCCACACAGTTGTTGAGCCAGGTGGGTTTGCTGAACTTGATGCTCGGCTTGTTCAATCTCTTGCCAGGACTGCCCCTCGATGGCGGGCTGATCCTCAAGGCCTTGGTCTGGCAGCTGAGTGGCAGTCAGCAGAAAGGCGTTCAGGTGGCATCGGCGTCCGGACGGGCTTTGTCGATGCTGATGATCCTGTTGGGCGGTGTCCTGCTCTGGCAGGGCTGGGGGCTCAACGGCCTCCTGCTGATGTTGATCGGTTGGTTCGGCTTGAGTGCCAACCGCAATCAGACCCAGATGCTGCAGTTGCAGACGGTGCTGCGGGAGTTGAAGGTGGAGGCTGCGGCAGGCAAATGTTTCCGCGTGCTGGAGGCTGATCAGACCTTGCGGCGCCTCAGCCAGCTGCGGCTGACGGCCAGCGAGGCGGAGGGGCCTGCTGATTGGGTGCTCGTCTGCAAGAGCGGCCGTTGGGTGGGTTGGATTGACGATCAGCCCTTGAAAGTCCTGCCGGTGCAGCAATGGGATCAACAGCGTCTCGAGGATCATCTGCGGCCCCTCACTGAACTGCCGTCCATCACCAGTTCGGCCTCACTTGTGGATGCGGTGCCGGCCCTGGAGACGGCCTCCCAGGGACGCCTGTTGGTGGTGAGTGCTGCGGGCCTTCCCTCAGGCACCCTTGATCGCATGGATGTGGGCGATGCAGTGCTGAAGCGGCTCGGGGTGACCCTGCCCCCCGCAATCCTCAACGAGGCGCGCAAGCGCAATAGTTATCCCCTGGGTTTGACGATGCTTCCTCAGATGGTGCAGACGATGCAGGCTCAGAGCGCAGAGCCGGACGCCAGCTCGACCTCCAATTCTTGA
- a CDS encoding lipoate--protein ligase family protein: protein MLSSSMPATGRLLPTQQADGHTQMALDAWLLKRSNGPVLRFYRWDGPWLSLGRHQRHWPKHWNELARRGRINLVRRPSGGRAVLHAGGLTYALIWPDAPRRRQEAYRQACQWLIDGFEDLGSALRFGSDPAGAEANNCFATATVADLVDPCGVKRVGSAQRWQNGRLLQHGEIVLDPPAELWEEVFEEAAPAAAPARINRLELDQRLRQSLVRAWSHCPWQMQPLKAEEAQELEVELASGSAL, encoded by the coding sequence ATGCTTTCCTCCAGCATGCCCGCAACCGGGCGTTTGCTCCCCACCCAGCAAGCGGATGGACACACCCAGATGGCTTTGGATGCCTGGCTTCTGAAGCGAAGCAACGGTCCGGTTCTGCGTTTTTATCGGTGGGATGGGCCCTGGCTCTCCCTGGGACGCCATCAACGCCACTGGCCTAAGCACTGGAATGAGTTGGCCCGCCGCGGTCGCATCAACCTGGTGCGACGCCCCAGCGGAGGCCGGGCCGTGCTCCATGCCGGCGGTCTCACCTACGCCTTGATCTGGCCGGATGCACCCCGGCGACGCCAGGAGGCCTACCGCCAGGCCTGTCAGTGGTTGATCGATGGCTTCGAGGATCTCGGGTCAGCGCTGCGCTTCGGGTCGGACCCTGCTGGTGCCGAGGCCAACAACTGTTTCGCCACGGCAACGGTGGCCGACCTGGTGGATCCGTGCGGCGTCAAACGGGTCGGTAGCGCCCAGCGCTGGCAGAACGGTCGCCTGCTTCAACACGGTGAAATTGTGCTGGATCCCCCTGCTGAGCTCTGGGAGGAGGTGTTTGAGGAAGCGGCTCCAGCAGCGGCTCCAGCCCGGATCAACCGGCTGGAGCTGGATCAGCGACTGCGCCAGAGCCTGGTTCGGGCCTGGAGCCATTGCCCATGGCAGATGCAGCCCCTGAAGGCTGAGGAAGCTCAAGAATTGGAGGTCGAGCTGGCGTCCGGCTCTGCGCTCTGA
- a CDS encoding sulfite exporter TauE/SafE family protein, giving the protein MVPWWDVPILIALGLLAGGLAGLLGIGGGLIFAPLLLWLDLPPHQALATSSFAIVPTALAGTITHLRQGRLPTRPGLAIGLAAFGSALLFGGLAGLAAGWILLAMQTLMYIVLAFCVREGSEADANDDVDDSSAPQLAGVGCIAGWTAGMLGLGGGLVMVPLMSGPMSVPIHQAVRLSTVAVLCSASAASLQFLHEGRGVPLMGLLLGAVAAIAAQWTASRLDQFDAALLVRCLRWLAIILAIDSSRRALQLWLS; this is encoded by the coding sequence ATGGTGCCTTGGTGGGATGTGCCCATCCTGATCGCCCTGGGCCTGCTGGCGGGGGGCTTGGCCGGGCTGTTGGGGATCGGCGGTGGCTTGATCTTTGCCCCGCTCCTGCTCTGGCTTGATCTCCCGCCCCATCAGGCCCTGGCCACCAGCAGTTTCGCCATTGTGCCCACGGCTTTGGCGGGCACCATCACCCATCTGCGCCAGGGGCGGCTGCCGACGCGGCCAGGTCTCGCCATCGGTTTGGCAGCCTTTGGCTCGGCACTGTTGTTCGGTGGTTTGGCCGGTTTGGCAGCGGGCTGGATTCTGCTGGCGATGCAGACGCTGATGTACATCGTGCTGGCGTTCTGCGTTCGCGAAGGGTCCGAGGCGGATGCCAATGATGACGTTGATGACAGCAGCGCACCGCAGTTGGCAGGTGTGGGCTGCATCGCCGGCTGGACCGCTGGGATGTTGGGCCTGGGCGGGGGGCTTGTGATGGTGCCCCTGATGAGCGGTCCAATGTCTGTGCCGATTCATCAGGCCGTGCGGCTCAGCACGGTGGCGGTGCTTTGCTCGGCCAGTGCAGCATCCCTCCAGTTCCTGCATGAAGGACGCGGCGTCCCTCTGATGGGCCTGCTGCTGGGAGCGGTGGCGGCGATCGCTGCGCAGTGGACGGCCAGCCGTCTCGATCAGTTTGATGCGGCCCTACTGGTGCGCTGTCTGAGGTGGCTAGCCATCATCCTGGCGATCGACAGCTCCAGGCGGGCCCTGCAACTTTGGCTGAGCTGA
- a CDS encoding CRR6 family NdhI maturation factor produces MDPVLIDALAIRALDLRPLEIWSTQPLDVLLGQGPVLELRFDWPRAQDDPRELPECPEPRLWALRADARYPWLPLLLERDQGSLIRHVALVVPHSFSRSEGLRFDPEALELWVTHRLMVLDDLCQRELGRPMRGNLSQMAAALGYELDEGFWSLLN; encoded by the coding sequence ATGGATCCGGTTCTGATCGATGCCCTTGCCATCCGCGCCTTGGATCTACGGCCGCTGGAGATCTGGAGCACTCAGCCGCTGGATGTACTGCTCGGCCAGGGGCCGGTGCTTGAGCTTCGTTTCGACTGGCCGCGGGCGCAGGATGACCCGCGCGAACTGCCGGAATGCCCCGAGCCTCGGCTCTGGGCCCTGCGGGCCGATGCGCGCTACCCCTGGCTGCCGCTGTTGCTTGAGCGCGATCAGGGCAGCCTGATTCGCCATGTGGCCCTGGTGGTGCCCCACAGTTTCAGCCGCAGCGAAGGCCTGCGTTTTGACCCGGAAGCCCTGGAGCTGTGGGTGACGCATCGATTGATGGTGTTGGACGACCTCTGCCAGCGAGAGCTCGGACGCCCGATGCGGGGGAACCTCTCACAGATGGCCGCAGCCTTGGGCTACGAGCTGGATGAGGGATTTTGGAGTCTGTTGAATTGA
- the psaM gene encoding photosystem I reaction center subunit XII: METVLSAPEVFIALVVAAHAAVLALRLSISLYEA; this comes from the coding sequence ATGGAAACCGTTCTTTCTGCACCTGAGGTGTTCATTGCCCTCGTGGTGGCTGCCCATGCCGCTGTTCTGGCCCTGCGTCTCTCCATCAGCCTTTACGAGGCCTGA
- a CDS encoding protochlorophyllide reductase — MSTPGTVLITGTTSGVGLNATCALVKRGWTVITANRSPQRAAAAADELDLPKDRLKHVLMDLGDLDSVRRAVDALPERLDAVVCNAAVYKPKLKQPERSPQGYEISMATNHFGHFLLVQLLLGRLKASTHPSKRVVILGTVTANSKELGGKIPIPAPADLGDLSGFEAGFKDPVAMASGKPFKPGKAYKDSKLCNMITTQELHRRLHGDTGITFTSLYPGCVADTPLFRNTPKAFQTIFPWFQKNITGGYVSQSLAGERVADVVAHPDFAESGVHWSWGNRQKKDGEQFSQELSDKATDPETARRVWELSMKLVGA; from the coding sequence ATGTCCACGCCCGGCACCGTTCTGATCACCGGCACCACCTCCGGTGTGGGCCTGAATGCCACTTGCGCCTTGGTGAAGCGGGGTTGGACGGTGATCACGGCGAACCGCAGCCCGCAGCGTGCCGCGGCGGCGGCGGATGAGCTGGATCTCCCGAAAGACCGGCTCAAGCACGTGTTGATGGATCTGGGTGATCTCGACAGTGTGCGCAGGGCGGTGGATGCCCTGCCCGAGCGATTGGATGCCGTGGTCTGCAATGCAGCCGTGTACAAGCCGAAGCTGAAGCAGCCGGAGCGTTCGCCCCAGGGCTACGAAATCTCAATGGCCACCAACCACTTCGGCCATTTCCTGCTGGTGCAGCTGCTCTTGGGTCGGCTCAAGGCTTCCACTCACCCCTCCAAGCGGGTGGTGATCCTGGGCACCGTGACGGCGAACTCCAAGGAGCTGGGGGGCAAGATTCCGATCCCTGCGCCGGCAGATCTGGGGGACCTCTCAGGTTTTGAGGCCGGGTTCAAAGACCCCGTCGCCATGGCCAGTGGCAAGCCGTTCAAGCCCGGCAAGGCTTACAAAGACAGCAAGCTCTGCAACATGATCACCACCCAGGAGCTGCATCGCCGCCTGCATGGGGACACAGGGATCACCTTCACGTCGCTCTATCCGGGCTGTGTGGCGGACACCCCGTTGTTCCGCAACACCCCCAAGGCCTTCCAGACGATCTTCCCCTGGTTTCAAAAAAACATCACCGGCGGCTATGTCTCCCAGTCCTTGGCCGGAGAACGGGTGGCTGATGTGGTGGCCCATCCCGACTTCGCTGAATCCGGTGTGCACTGGAGCTGGGGCAACCGCCAGAAGAAGGACGGTGAGCAGTTCAGCCAGGAACTGTCCGACAAGGCCACGGATCCGGAGACGGCCCGGCGGGTGTGGGAGCTGTCGATGAAGCTGGTTGGCGCTTGA